In the genome of Populus nigra chromosome 9, ddPopNigr1.1, whole genome shotgun sequence, one region contains:
- the LOC133702849 gene encoding probable WRKY transcription factor 65, with product MDSRFNINPLMTEQEENDNSAQESGPESPPSNDMKMPSTSSPKRSKKAMQKRVVSVPIKDLEGSRLKGENASPPSDSWAWRKYGQKPIKGSPYPRGYYRCSSSKGCPARKQVERSKVDPTMLVITYSCEHNHPWPPPSRSHNHHKNHHNSSSPKHNTTTKPEVSTTHPDNPEPEHEEKFTDLGNDGSLISTTTTSDEFSWFGEIETTSSTILETPFFAEGEADADMTSMFFPMRDEDESLFADLGELPECSSVFRHQRSGVGPQVQIC from the exons ATGGACAGTAGGTTCAACATCAACCCTCTGATGACTGAGcaagaagaaaatgataataGTGCTCAGGAAAGCGGTCCAGAATCACCTCCTTCTAACGATATGAAGATGCCTTCTACTTCCTCTCCCAAACGAAG TAAGAAGGCCATGCAAAAAAGAGTTGTCTCAGTGCCAATCAAGGACTTAGAAGGCTCCAGACTGAAGGGCGAAAATGCTTCACCGCCGTCTGATTCTTGGGCTTGGAGAAAGTATGGCCAAAAGCCAATCAAAGGCTCACCTTACCCCAG AGGCTACTATAGGTGTAGTAGTTCAAAAGGCTGTCCAGCTAGAAAACAAGTAGAGAGGAGTAAAGTGGACCCAACAATGCTAGTTATCACCTACTCCTGTGAACACAACCACCCTTGGCCACCTCCTTCTAGATCCCACAACCACCATAAGAACCACCATAACTCCTCCTCTCCAAAACACAACACTACCACCAAACCCGAAGTCTCCACAACCCATCCTGATAACCCAGAGCCTGAGCATGAAGAAAAGTTCACGGATCTTGGAAACGACGGGTCACTCATATCTACCACTACAACTTCAGATGAATTTTCTTGGTTTGGTGAAATCGAGACAACCTCTTCAACTATACTTGAGACACCTTTTTTTGCCGAGGGAGAGGCAGATGCTGACATGACATCAATGTTTTTCCCGATGAGAGATGAGGATGAGTCGTTGTTTGCCGATCTTGGAGAGTTGCCGGAGTGCTCGTCGGTGTTCAGGCATCAGCGTAGTGGTGTTGGACCACAGGTTCAGATCTGCTGA